A stretch of DNA from Campylobacter gracilis:
CGCGGGCGGTTCGGCGAAGCAGGGAAGAGATCGCGTGTTTCAAGCGATCCTGCCGCTTAGAGGTAAAATTTTAAACGTAGAAAAGGCGCGCCTGGATAGAATTTTACAATCAGAAGAGATTAAAAATATGATCACGGCCTTTGGCTGCGGTATAGGCGAGGAATTTAACGAAGAAAAGCTCCGCTATCATAAAATCATCATTATGACCGATGCGGACGTCGACGGTAGCCACATCCAGACGCTGCTTCTAACATTTTTCTTTAGGTTTTTGCGACCTATCGTAGAAAACGGCTATGTTTATCTGGCACAGCCGCCACTTTTTAGATATAAAAAGGGCAAAAAAGAAATTTATCTAAAAGACGAAAAGGCGCTTAGCGAGTTTTTGATCGAAACTGGCATCGATATGGGCGAGTTTGAAGGCATCGGTAACGAGGATCTGATCGATTATCTAAAAATCGTCTCAAATTATCGCTCGCTTCTGAATGAGCTTAAAAAGCGTTTTAGCGTGCTTAGCGCGATCAGATTTTTGATAGAAAATGACGAAGCGCGAAGCCTCGGCTATGAGGAGTTATTTAAAATTTTAAAACCACGCCTGGAAAGCGAAGGATTTAATATCTTAAATTCCTACGTAAATGATGAAGGCATTAGAATTTACGTCCAAACTCCGAGCGGTTTAGAACAGCTTGTGATAGATGAGAATTTATTCGGCAATTATATCTTTGAAGAGGCGATCAGAATTTATTCGAAGATCAAAGATCGAGATGTAAACTTTGGCAAGGATTTTATTGAAATTTTAGATGAAATCGAAAAAAGCTCGAAAAAAGGCGCTTATATTCAGCGCTATAAAGGTCTTGGAGAGATGAATCCGGAGCAGCTTTGGGAAACTACTATGAGCCCTGAAAATAGAAGGCTTTTAAAAATCAGCATTGCAGACGCACAAAGTGCTAGCGATACCTTTAATCTCTTCATGGGTGACGAGGTTGAACCGCGTAGGAACTACATCCAAGATCATGCCAAAGACGTTAAACACTTGGATATATAATGTCTGTTTTATTTAGTGAGACCAAAGAGCGCGAAAACCGTTTTATAACGGCACTTAAAATTTCGGTGCCATTTACCTGCGTTTTGATTGTTTTCGGAATTATTTTATTCCGAAATGGCGAGTTTAAATTTGACGATGTAATTTTATTTTTAATACTTTTGATCTGCTATGTTTATTATGTCATTTATCAAATTTATTTTGGCTTTCAAAAGACTCTGATTGATCCCGTTACTCACGTATTTGTGCGAGAGGAGATCGAGAAAATTTTGAGTAATGATCTAGCCAAAAATCGTCAAATAAATATTGTTCTTTTGCGAATTAAAAATATCATCGACATAAACGATCGATACGGCTACAAAAACGGCGATGAAATTTTATATGAGTATTGTAAGGAACTTTCAAATTTTATGGCGGAGCAGGGTTTTAAGGACCTTCCGATAGGACGCTTTATAAATGGCTATTTTGTATTCGGCGTAGAATCAAAAGCTACAAATTTAAGTCATATTTTGCGAATGTTTGAGCATAAAATTTCAAGTCAAACGATTAAAAATGTAGAGATAAAAAGCGAATTTACGATGCTTCCAAGCTCGTATGATCGCAATCTAAATAATATCGTAAATGCTCTATTTTATAAGATAAATCACCTGGACGACGAAGAGCACGGCGAGAAGGCTATTGACGTAGAGAAAGTATTAATTGACGTATTTTCCGCCGACGTAATGGAAGCGATCGATAGCGAAAATTTTAGCTTTAAATATCAGCGCGTTGCAGATAAAAACGGCGTAAAATCGCATATAAATTTAATTCCGAAACTTGATCTAAGAAGCGGCGAAAAGATTACAAAAAGTAGAATTTTAGATATTTTGCTTCTAAATCATTATGATATCAAATACGATATTTCGATGATGAGGCAGATTTCTAGGATCATCTATTTTAAAGATATTGACGCTAAAATTTTTATCGAGATCATGCCTCAGACCCTGCGAAATAACGAGTTTCGTAATGAAATTTTAAAGCTAATAGATAATAATCTGATCGATCCGAAAAAGATCGTGTTTGAGTTTAACGAAAAGCTTATCTATTCGGAGATCAAGCGCTTTGACGAAATTTTGATTAAATTCCGCGAACTTGGATTTAGCTTCGCGCTGTCGCAGTTCGGCGGCTCAAACGCGAGCTTTGAATATTTAAAATTTTTAGAAGTGGATTTTATCGTTTATGACATAGAATTTAACAAAAATTTGAACGACGAAAAGATTAAAAATATTTTTATAGGTATCAACGAAGCCTGCGCTAAATCGGGTATCAAAACCGTAATGCGTTTC
This window harbors:
- a CDS encoding EAL domain-containing protein, producing the protein MSVLFSETKERENRFITALKISVPFTCVLIVFGIILFRNGEFKFDDVILFLILLICYVYYVIYQIYFGFQKTLIDPVTHVFVREEIEKILSNDLAKNRQINIVLLRIKNIIDINDRYGYKNGDEILYEYCKELSNFMAEQGFKDLPIGRFINGYFVFGVESKATNLSHILRMFEHKISSQTIKNVEIKSEFTMLPSSYDRNLNNIVNALFYKINHLDDEEHGEKAIDVEKVLIDVFSADVMEAIDSENFSFKYQRVADKNGVKSHINLIPKLDLRSGEKITKSRILDILLLNHYDIKYDISMMRQISRIIYFKDIDAKIFIEIMPQTLRNNEFRNEILKLIDNNLIDPKKIVFEFNEKLIYSEIKRFDEILIKFRELGFSFALSQFGGSNASFEYLKFLEVDFIVYDIEFNKNLNDEKIKNIFIGINEACAKSGIKTVMRFVDKEEFQMQLYKMGIDYIQGFCVEKPNDISNLRRS